The following coding sequences lie in one Phycicoccus duodecadis genomic window:
- a CDS encoding HD domain-containing protein, translating into MTSAARFCHSVPVQGLSGRWVEDVRSALPRADEAAVAAVGRDLLTRWDEPHRRYHGLTHLAEVLAAVDLLAREGSLPAGARTVARLAAWFHDAVYTVGGADDSERRSAAMARESLALLGAGAALVEAVATAVLDTERHELGDGPRDPARTVLHDADLWILAAPTPRFDEYCAQVRAEYGDVPPADYAAGRSAVLRPFLVRGHVYLTDHARRGWEDAARENLARELTRLAG; encoded by the coding sequence GTGACGTCCGCCGCCCGGTTCTGCCACAGTGTCCCGGTGCAGGGGCTGTCGGGACGCTGGGTGGAGGACGTGCGCTCGGCGCTGCCCCGCGCGGACGAGGCCGCCGTGGCCGCCGTCGGCCGCGACCTGCTCACCCGCTGGGACGAGCCGCACCGCCGCTACCACGGACTTACGCATCTCGCCGAGGTGCTCGCGGCCGTCGACCTGCTGGCGCGGGAGGGCTCGCTGCCCGCCGGGGCGCGCACGGTGGCCCGGCTGGCCGCCTGGTTCCACGACGCGGTCTACACGGTCGGGGGCGCCGACGACAGCGAGCGGCGCAGCGCGGCAATGGCCCGCGAGTCGCTGGCCCTCCTGGGCGCAGGCGCCGCCCTGGTCGAGGCGGTCGCGACGGCCGTGCTCGACACCGAGCGGCACGAGCTGGGCGACGGCCCGCGCGATCCGGCGCGCACCGTGCTGCACGACGCCGACCTGTGGATCCTGGCTGCGCCGACCCCTCGCTTCGACGAGTACTGCGCGCAGGTCCGCGCCGAGTACGGCGACGTCCCACCGGCCGACTACGCCGCCGGGCGCAGTGCCGTGCTGCGACCGTTCCTGGTGCGGGGCCACGTGTACCTCACCGATCACGCCCGACGCGGCTGGGAGGACGCCGCGCGCGAGAACCTCGCGCGTGAGCTCACCCGCCTCGCGGGCTGA
- a CDS encoding DUF4031 domain-containing protein, with protein sequence MTILIDPPRFEAHGRRWSHLVSDSDLEELHAFARGCGIPPRGFEGDHYDVPEERYAAVVAAGARPTDGRELLRALVASGLRMQKRRGDRGVARVRDVRLADGVVVDVDLIVSDREADAARVFAALVFVHDASNDLAVVHSVWRDEWGAPGGGREEGETVRENAVREVHEETGLVLEGEALRPLGYERFRGVEGSGPWACGRDLLQLYGAGVTGRRPPLTTTHDDSSDRRWVTPAELERLCGHTFWWPLAAAVLSPRGG encoded by the coding sequence GTGACCATCCTCATCGACCCGCCGCGGTTCGAGGCCCACGGCCGGCGGTGGTCGCACCTGGTCAGCGACTCCGATCTCGAGGAGCTGCACGCGTTCGCACGCGGCTGCGGCATCCCGCCCCGGGGCTTCGAGGGTGACCACTACGACGTCCCCGAGGAGCGGTACGCCGCCGTGGTCGCCGCCGGCGCCCGCCCCACGGACGGCCGCGAGCTGCTGCGGGCGCTTGTCGCCAGCGGGCTGCGGATGCAGAAGCGGCGCGGCGACCGCGGCGTGGCCCGGGTGCGCGACGTGCGTCTGGCGGACGGTGTGGTCGTCGACGTCGACCTCATCGTGTCCGACCGCGAGGCGGATGCCGCCCGCGTCTTCGCCGCGCTGGTCTTCGTCCACGACGCCTCGAACGACCTCGCCGTCGTGCACTCGGTGTGGCGCGACGAGTGGGGAGCGCCCGGCGGTGGTCGCGAGGAGGGCGAGACGGTGCGGGAGAACGCGGTCCGCGAGGTCCACGAGGAGACCGGCCTGGTCCTGGAGGGGGAGGCGCTCCGTCCCCTCGGGTACGAACGGTTCCGCGGCGTCGAGGGCTCCGGCCCCTGGGCCTGCGGGCGGGATCTCCTCCAGCTGTACGGAGCCGGTGTCACCGGCCGCCGGCCACCGCTCACCACCACCCACGACGACAGCTCCGACCGTCGGTGGGTGACCCCCGCCGAGCTCGAACGGCTGTGCGGCCACACGTTCTGGTGGCCGCTCGCCGCGGCCGTGCTCAGCCCGCGAGGCGGGTGA
- a CDS encoding WXG100 family type VII secretion target produces the protein MAAQFQVDTDRIAAASADVARISAEIDGQVAVMLARLTGLQDAWTGTAAGQFQGVVTQWRGTQQQVRQSLDAIGQVLGAAGAQYAEAEAQAVRMFT, from the coding sequence ATGGCCGCACAGTTCCAGGTCGACACCGACCGCATCGCCGCCGCGAGCGCCGACGTCGCCCGCATCTCCGCCGAGATCGACGGGCAGGTGGCCGTCATGCTGGCGCGGCTCACCGGTCTCCAGGACGCCTGGACCGGCACCGCGGCGGGCCAGTTCCAGGGGGTCGTCACCCAGTGGCGGGGCACCCAGCAGCAGGTGCGTCAGTCACTCGACGCCATCGGGCAGGTGCTCGGGGCCGCCGGGGCGCAGTACGCCGAGGCCGAGGCCCAGGCGGTGCGCATGTTCACCTGA
- a CDS encoding GNAT family N-acetyltransferase, which yields MDDRPGTMLPHRLDLDGGPFVVDRARAQDVPAVVALLRDDALGAGREAGADELGPYLRAFAAVDADPHQLLVVVRDATDAVVATLQLTLLHGLSRGGATRLQVEAVRVASTARGAGLGAALLAWAVDHGRARGAVLAQLTTDLRRTDAHRFYERLGWVHSHAGMKLDLR from the coding sequence GTGGACGACCGGCCGGGGACGATGTTGCCGCACCGGCTCGACCTCGACGGCGGGCCCTTCGTGGTCGACCGGGCTCGCGCGCAGGACGTGCCCGCCGTCGTCGCCCTGCTGCGCGACGACGCCCTGGGGGCCGGCCGCGAGGCCGGCGCCGACGAGCTCGGCCCGTACCTGCGGGCCTTCGCGGCCGTCGACGCCGACCCCCACCAGCTGTTGGTGGTCGTCCGCGACGCCACCGACGCGGTGGTGGCCACGCTGCAGCTGACGCTCCTGCACGGCCTGTCGCGTGGGGGCGCCACCCGCCTGCAGGTCGAGGCCGTCCGCGTCGCGTCGACCGCGCGCGGCGCCGGGCTCGGTGCCGCGCTGCTCGCCTGGGCGGTCGACCACGGGCGGGCCCGTGGCGCCGTGCTGGCCCAGCTGACCACCGACCTGCGACGCACCGACGCCCACCGGTTCTACGAGCGGCTCGGCTGGGTGCACTCGCACGCGGGGATGAAGCTCGACCTGCGCTGA
- a CDS encoding ABC transporter permease encodes MLRATWRGILAHKLRLLLSGVAVILGVAFVAGSYVFTDTLDRAFTGLTSGAVGDVIVRADGGSGGPGAGAGGTRTVPDSLVRELAAVPGAARADGRITTFGTYVVGKDGKLVGSNGPPGIAVSYSDGPAANGVPTATLDRGRWPTAPGEALLDANTAARAGYRLGDRVPIVTAGARPRVELTLVGTADFAGTSLVGASVVMLDDRQAQQLYLEGADAWSQVWVTAAPGTSQETLKAAVAKVLPTGFEAATGDATAARAASRIDEALSFVTTFLLVFAGVALTVGAFLIVNTFSILVAQRSRELALLRAIGASRRQVARTVLVEAAVVGLVGSTLGIGLGILLAVAIRWVFGRVGLDLGAAQLVLRPRTVVVALVVGVLVTVVAAYLPARRAGRVPPVAAMRDDAASTEGGMRRRLVTGAVMFLAGVVGMAGGLAGWGSEPTYVLGLGTFGVLVGTALLSPVLGRPVLAVLGLVFRRLFGAVGRMAEQNARRNPRRTGATASALMIGVSLVTLMSVLGASAKASIDKSLAEDVVADYVISSVVGQGFSATVTDAAEKVTGVQEVVRVRAARLDIAGDRQFATAVDPAAVVRVARPAVLTGSLTDLGDAGVALSGTYAADHRLAVGSSVEVDFAGDVVKAPVVATYTPDAVLQGDVTMSLAAFDALGVPPTDRTAYVVAAPGADRAAVRAGLDKAVADLPTVTVADQAQYAAEQRRPIDQLLFIVYALLGLAVVIAVLGIVNTLALSVVERIREIGLLRAVGLSRRQLRTMLRLESVLIAVLGAVLGVVLGLVFAVALQRSLADDGIDVLAVPWLQLVGFVALSGVVGVLAAVWPGRRAARLDVLKAIATQ; translated from the coding sequence ATGCTGCGAGCCACCTGGCGGGGCATCCTCGCCCACAAGCTGCGGCTGCTGCTCAGTGGGGTCGCGGTCATCCTGGGCGTCGCGTTCGTCGCCGGGTCCTACGTCTTCACCGACACCCTCGACCGGGCTTTCACCGGGCTCACTAGCGGGGCGGTCGGCGACGTGATCGTGCGCGCCGACGGCGGCTCGGGAGGCCCCGGCGCCGGCGCCGGCGGGACCCGCACGGTGCCTGACAGCCTGGTCCGCGAGCTGGCCGCGGTGCCCGGGGCGGCGCGGGCCGACGGCCGGATCACCACCTTCGGCACCTACGTGGTCGGCAAGGACGGCAAGCTCGTCGGCAGCAACGGGCCGCCCGGCATCGCCGTCTCCTACAGCGACGGGCCGGCCGCGAACGGCGTCCCCACCGCCACCCTCGACCGGGGGCGGTGGCCGACCGCCCCGGGGGAGGCGCTCCTGGACGCCAACACCGCGGCGCGCGCCGGCTACCGGCTGGGCGACCGTGTGCCCATCGTCACCGCCGGCGCCCGGCCGCGGGTCGAGCTGACCCTGGTCGGCACGGCCGACTTCGCCGGCACGTCGCTGGTCGGGGCCAGCGTCGTCATGCTCGACGACCGGCAGGCGCAGCAGCTCTACCTCGAGGGCGCCGACGCGTGGTCCCAGGTGTGGGTCACCGCGGCCCCCGGCACCAGCCAGGAGACGCTCAAGGCCGCCGTCGCGAAGGTGCTGCCGACCGGCTTCGAGGCCGCCACCGGCGACGCCACCGCCGCGCGGGCCGCCTCGCGCATCGACGAGGCGCTCTCGTTCGTCACGACCTTCCTGCTGGTCTTCGCCGGGGTGGCGCTGACGGTCGGGGCGTTCCTCATCGTCAACACCTTCTCGATCCTGGTGGCCCAGCGCAGCCGCGAGCTCGCACTCCTGCGGGCCATCGGCGCCAGCCGCCGGCAGGTGGCCCGCACCGTGCTGGTCGAGGCCGCGGTGGTCGGGCTGGTGGGGTCCACGCTGGGCATCGGCCTCGGCATCCTGCTGGCCGTCGCCATCCGCTGGGTGTTCGGGCGGGTCGGGCTCGACCTCGGCGCGGCCCAGCTGGTGCTGCGCCCACGCACCGTCGTCGTGGCCCTGGTCGTCGGCGTCCTCGTCACCGTGGTGGCGGCCTACCTCCCCGCGCGCCGGGCCGGGCGGGTGCCGCCGGTGGCCGCCATGCGCGACGACGCGGCCTCCACCGAGGGCGGGATGCGCCGGCGGCTGGTCACCGGCGCGGTCATGTTCCTCGCCGGCGTCGTGGGGATGGCCGGTGGGCTGGCCGGATGGGGCAGCGAGCCGACCTACGTGCTCGGGCTCGGCACCTTCGGGGTCCTCGTGGGGACGGCCCTGCTGAGCCCGGTGCTGGGCCGGCCGGTGCTGGCCGTCCTGGGGCTGGTCTTCCGGCGGCTGTTCGGTGCGGTCGGGCGGATGGCCGAGCAGAACGCGCGCCGCAACCCCCGGCGCACCGGCGCCACCGCGTCGGCCCTCATGATCGGGGTCTCTCTGGTCACCCTGATGTCGGTGCTGGGTGCCTCGGCCAAGGCGAGCATCGACAAGTCGCTGGCCGAGGACGTCGTGGCCGACTACGTGATCTCCAGCGTGGTGGGCCAGGGCTTCTCGGCCACGGTCACCGACGCGGCCGAGAAGGTCACCGGGGTGCAGGAGGTGGTCCGCGTCCGGGCTGCCCGTCTCGACATCGCCGGCGACCGCCAGTTCGCCACCGCGGTCGACCCCGCGGCGGTGGTCCGGGTCGCCCGCCCCGCTGTCCTCACCGGCTCCCTCACCGACCTGGGCGACGCCGGTGTCGCGCTGTCAGGCACCTACGCCGCCGACCACCGGCTGGCGGTCGGCTCGAGCGTCGAGGTCGACTTCGCCGGCGACGTCGTGAAGGCCCCCGTGGTGGCGACGTACACCCCGGACGCCGTCCTCCAGGGCGACGTCACCATGTCGCTCGCCGCCTTCGACGCCCTCGGGGTGCCCCCCACCGACCGCACCGCCTACGTCGTGGCCGCCCCGGGAGCCGACCGGGCCGCGGTGCGCGCCGGGCTCGACAAGGCGGTGGCCGACCTGCCCACCGTGACGGTGGCCGACCAGGCGCAGTACGCCGCCGAGCAGCGCAGACCCATCGACCAGCTGCTCTTCATCGTCTACGCCCTCCTCGGGCTGGCCGTGGTGATCGCCGTCCTCGGCATCGTCAACACCCTGGCGCTGTCGGTGGTGGAGCGCATCCGCGAGATCGGGCTGCTGCGGGCCGTGGGGCTGAGCCGGCGCCAGCTGCGCACGATGCTGCGCCTGGAGTCGGTGCTCATCGCGGTCCTGGGAGCGGTACTGGGTGTCGTGCTGGGCCTGGTCTTCGCGGTGGCGCTCCAGCGGTCCCTGGCCGACGACGGCATCGACGTGCTCGCGGTCCCGTGGCTCCAGCTCGTCGGCTTCGTCGCGCTGTCCGGCGTGGTGGGGGTGCTGGCGGCCGTGTGGCCCGGGCGGCGGGCGGCGCGCCTCGACGTGCTGAAGGCCATCGCCACCCAGTGA
- a CDS encoding ABC transporter ATP-binding protein, giving the protein MTVADPTSAPPASARRPAARVQNLSKVYGSGEARVVALDDVTLDLHAGEFTAIMGRSGSGKSTLMHCAAGLDAVSSGQVFLGDVDLTSLKERRLTELRRDRIGFVFQAFNLVPTLTAEENILLPLAIAGRRPEPAWFDEVVDTVGLRDRLGHRPGELSGGQQQRVACARALMGRPDVVFADEPTGNLDSTSGAEVLGFLRRAVDIHDQTVVMVTHDPGAASWTDRVVFLADGHVVDELREPTPETVLDRMARLSVAGA; this is encoded by the coding sequence ATGACGGTCGCAGACCCCACCTCCGCCCCGCCCGCCTCCGCGCGCCGCCCCGCGGCCCGCGTCCAGAACCTCTCGAAGGTCTACGGCTCGGGGGAGGCCCGCGTGGTGGCCCTCGACGACGTCACCCTCGACCTGCACGCCGGCGAGTTCACCGCCATCATGGGCCGCTCGGGCTCGGGCAAGTCGACCCTGATGCACTGCGCCGCCGGCCTCGATGCCGTCTCGTCCGGCCAGGTCTTCCTGGGCGACGTCGACCTCACGAGCCTCAAGGAGCGCCGGCTCACCGAGCTGCGCCGCGACCGCATCGGCTTCGTGTTCCAGGCGTTCAACCTGGTGCCCACCCTGACCGCCGAGGAGAACATCCTGCTCCCGCTGGCCATCGCCGGCCGCCGCCCCGAGCCGGCCTGGTTCGACGAGGTCGTCGACACCGTGGGGCTGCGCGACCGCCTCGGCCACCGCCCCGGCGAGCTGAGCGGCGGCCAGCAGCAGCGTGTCGCCTGCGCCCGCGCGCTCATGGGGCGCCCCGACGTGGTCTTCGCCGACGAGCCCACCGGCAACCTCGACTCGACGTCGGGGGCGGAGGTGCTGGGCTTCCTCCGGCGGGCCGTCGACATCCACGACCAGACCGTCGTCATGGTCACCCACGACCCCGGGGCCGCGAGCTGGACCGACCGGGTCGTCTTCCTCGCCGACGGCCACGTGGTCGACGAGCTGCGCGAGCCCACCCCCGAGACCGTGCTCGACCGGATGGCGCGCCTCTCGGTCGCCGGGGCCTGA
- a CDS encoding alkaline phosphatase D family protein, with protein MSPSPADAAGPLVLGPLLRWVDETSATVWVRTAEAARVQVERDGRTWSVPTFGVHGSHYALVICDGLTPGTDEPYTVSVDGVPVWPLPGAAASRIRTLDPQRLPYFAFGSCRTLGSQDDAGTALHGVDALRSLAVTLRDDPAAGWPDLLLLLGDQVYADTTPHGELEDFMRSRRSLDEPPYEEIKDYPEYDELYRLTWGDPVIRWALSTIPSAMIFDDHDIRDDWNTSWSWRRDIRTTTWWQERIVSGLAAYWVHQHLGNLSPAELAQEEVYRHVLAHAASGAGDELDLTDALDRLAARADAQPESYRWSHTRALGDSLLVVLDSRAARDLQPDHRSMLDRAETRWLDDTLRGGHQHVFVGTSLPFLLPPGLHDFEAIDEAVAQGAYGRRAGRVAEHLRRTIDLEHWAAFSTGFDEVFEMVMDLARGHRGRPPQTVTFLSGDVHNSYFAEVTGATRHGAASRIVQAVCSPIRNPMPRGVRVAVSMLTRSLVRPMRFLASRSRRVPDPRYPWTVTEGPWFDNNIALCRVVPDGMELTWVTGVVVDHDHDHPLLQRVWSVEVPSSSVDGMVEGRDAAPRPQAEVPGSDQGAPGRRNRESVA; from the coding sequence ATGAGCCCGTCCCCCGCCGACGCCGCCGGGCCGCTGGTCCTCGGCCCGCTGCTGCGCTGGGTCGACGAGACCTCGGCCACGGTGTGGGTGCGTACGGCGGAGGCCGCCCGGGTGCAGGTCGAGCGGGACGGTCGCACCTGGAGCGTCCCGACCTTCGGGGTGCACGGCTCGCACTACGCCCTCGTCATCTGTGACGGACTGACCCCTGGCACCGACGAGCCCTACACGGTGTCCGTCGACGGCGTCCCGGTGTGGCCCCTCCCGGGCGCCGCCGCCAGCCGCATCCGCACCCTCGACCCCCAGCGGCTGCCCTACTTCGCCTTCGGCTCATGCCGCACGCTGGGCAGCCAGGACGACGCCGGGACGGCGCTGCACGGCGTCGACGCCCTGCGCAGCCTGGCCGTCACGCTGCGTGACGACCCCGCGGCCGGCTGGCCCGACCTCCTGCTGCTGCTCGGCGACCAGGTGTACGCCGACACCACCCCGCACGGCGAGCTCGAGGACTTCATGCGCAGCCGCCGCAGCCTGGACGAGCCGCCGTACGAGGAGATCAAGGACTACCCCGAGTACGACGAGCTCTACCGGCTGACCTGGGGCGACCCCGTCATCCGCTGGGCGCTGTCGACCATCCCCTCGGCCATGATCTTCGACGACCACGACATCCGTGACGACTGGAACACGTCGTGGTCGTGGCGCCGGGACATCCGGACCACGACGTGGTGGCAGGAACGCATCGTCTCGGGGCTGGCCGCGTACTGGGTGCACCAGCACCTGGGCAACCTCTCGCCCGCCGAGCTCGCCCAGGAGGAGGTCTACCGGCACGTGCTGGCCCACGCGGCGAGCGGCGCCGGTGACGAGCTCGACCTGACCGACGCGCTCGACCGGCTCGCAGCCCGCGCGGACGCCCAGCCCGAGTCCTACCGTTGGAGCCACACCCGCGCGCTCGGCGACTCGCTGCTCGTGGTCCTCGACTCCCGCGCCGCGCGCGACCTGCAGCCCGACCACCGCTCGATGCTCGACCGCGCCGAGACCCGATGGCTCGACGACACCCTGCGCGGCGGGCACCAGCACGTGTTCGTCGGCACCTCGCTGCCCTTCCTGCTCCCGCCGGGCCTGCACGACTTCGAGGCCATCGACGAGGCGGTGGCCCAGGGCGCCTACGGGCGCCGCGCCGGGCGCGTGGCCGAGCACCTGCGGCGCACCATCGATCTCGAGCACTGGGCGGCCTTCAGCACCGGCTTCGACGAGGTCTTCGAGATGGTCATGGACCTCGCCCGAGGCCATCGCGGCCGCCCACCGCAGACGGTCACCTTCCTCTCGGGCGACGTGCACAACTCCTACTTCGCCGAGGTCACCGGCGCCACGCGGCACGGGGCGGCGTCGCGCATCGTGCAGGCCGTGTGCTCACCCATCCGCAACCCCATGCCGCGGGGGGTGCGGGTAGCGGTCTCGATGCTCACCCGCTCGCTCGTGCGCCCGATGCGGTTCCTGGCCTCGCGCTCGCGCCGCGTGCCCGACCCGCGCTACCCCTGGACCGTCACCGAGGGCCCATGGTTCGACAACAACATCGCGCTCTGCCGGGTCGTGCCCGACGGGATGGAGCTCACCTGGGTCACCGGCGTCGTCGTCGACCACGACCACGATCACCCTCTGTTGCAACGCGTCTGGTCGGTCGAGGTGCCCTCGTCGAGTGTCGACGGGATGGTCGAGGGCAGGGACGCCGCGCCGCGTCCGCAGGCCGAGGTCCCGGGGTCCGACCAGGGCGCCCCCGGACGGCGGAACCGCGAGAGCGTCGCCTAG
- a CDS encoding NYN domain-containing protein produces MRRSALFIDFDNFFSGLLGADPAAAIAAVENPGTWLRGLEQGPAGEALRRWLVLRCYLNPAGSVADPRDPGRRLYFSTFRPFFTQAGVEVVDCPSLTKSAKNGADIRIVVDVMTTLQTATGFDELVIASSDADFTPLLQVVRAHDRRIAIIATSTTARAYEALAHEVLDEAAVFGLAAGRAEDGPRSTTGFGTVDGDEAVAPIAADAPRLDEARSAPLAAAPPDGTEDEPLNDPRARFEELVRAQYQDADAALNLATLSTGLVAELGPVATGTHWFGSGGFVAALRRLSLPGAQFSQHHVWDERRHETPPIAPRSTPDLPATVSRVAAVSSLPRIPSSSWPVVYGTLEAYCVTHDFDFSEATKWARDQAVAEGVEISRQAFSYAVRACRNAGTPLTDQPGPDAETIGRALLASVLQQCELAGLDLADDERAELSGWLHVVGSPED; encoded by the coding sequence ATGCGGCGTTCAGCGTTGTTCATCGACTTCGACAACTTCTTCAGCGGACTGCTCGGCGCCGACCCGGCGGCCGCGATCGCCGCGGTGGAGAACCCGGGGACCTGGCTTCGTGGGCTGGAGCAAGGTCCTGCCGGCGAGGCGCTGCGGCGGTGGCTGGTGCTGCGGTGCTACCTCAACCCAGCGGGCTCGGTCGCCGACCCCCGCGACCCCGGGCGACGGCTCTACTTCTCGACCTTCCGGCCGTTCTTCACCCAGGCCGGGGTGGAGGTCGTCGACTGCCCGAGCCTCACCAAGTCCGCGAAGAACGGCGCCGACATCCGCATCGTCGTCGACGTCATGACCACACTGCAGACCGCGACCGGCTTCGACGAGCTCGTCATCGCCTCCAGCGACGCCGACTTCACGCCGCTGCTCCAGGTCGTCCGAGCGCATGACCGCCGCATCGCCATCATCGCGACGTCCACCACCGCCCGCGCCTACGAGGCCCTGGCCCACGAGGTGCTCGACGAGGCGGCCGTGTTCGGACTGGCGGCCGGACGCGCGGAGGACGGCCCGCGGTCGACCACGGGCTTCGGCACCGTCGATGGTGACGAGGCCGTCGCTCCCATCGCAGCCGACGCCCCGCGGCTGGACGAGGCGCGCTCCGCCCCGCTCGCCGCCGCGCCTCCGGATGGCACGGAGGACGAGCCCCTCAACGACCCTCGTGCGAGATTCGAGGAGCTCGTCCGGGCGCAGTACCAGGACGCGGACGCCGCTCTGAACCTCGCGACGCTGTCCACCGGCCTGGTCGCGGAACTCGGCCCCGTGGCCACCGGGACGCACTGGTTCGGCAGCGGAGGCTTCGTAGCCGCGTTGCGCAGGCTGTCGCTGCCCGGAGCCCAGTTCTCACAGCACCACGTCTGGGACGAACGCCGTCACGAGACGCCGCCGATCGCGCCGCGGTCGACGCCGGACCTGCCGGCCACGGTCTCGCGCGTGGCGGCGGTGTCGAGCCTGCCCCGCATCCCCAGTTCGTCGTGGCCTGTCGTCTACGGCACCCTCGAGGCCTACTGCGTGACGCATGACTTCGACTTCAGCGAGGCGACCAAGTGGGCCCGCGACCAGGCCGTTGCCGAGGGCGTCGAGATCTCCCGCCAGGCATTCAGCTACGCGGTGCGCGCCTGCCGCAACGCCGGGACACCCCTGACCGACCAGCCCGGTCCGGACGCGGAGACGATCGGTCGGGCCCTCCTGGCGAGCGTCCTGCAGCAGTGCGAGCTGGCCGGGCTCGACCTCGCGGACGACGAGCGGGCCGAACTCTCGGGGTGGCTGCACGTGGTGGGCAGCCCCGAGGACTGA
- the groL gene encoding chaperonin GroEL (60 kDa chaperone family; promotes refolding of misfolded polypeptides especially under stressful conditions; forms two stacked rings of heptamers to form a barrel-shaped 14mer; ends can be capped by GroES; misfolded proteins enter the barrel where they are refolded when GroES binds), which yields MAKIIAFDEEARRGLERGMNTLADAVKVTLGPKGRNVVLEKKWGAPTITNDGVSIAKEIELDDPYEKIGAELVKEVAKKTDDVAGDGTTTATVLAQALVREGLRNVAAGANPMALKRGIEKAVAAVSDELLAQAKDVETKEQIAATASISAADPQIGEMIAEAMDKVGKEGVITVEESNTFGLELELTEGMRFDKGYISHYFVTDTERMEAVLEDPYVLIANSKIGSIKDLLPLLEKVMQSGKPLLIISEDVEGEALSTLVVNKIRGTFKSVAVKAPGFGDRRKAMLGDIAILTGGQVISEEVGLKLDTADLSLLGKARKVVVTKDETTIVEGAGDQDQITGRVNQIRAEIEKSDSDYDREKLQERLAKLAGGVAVIKAGAATEVELKERKHRIEDAVRNAKAAVEEGIVAGGGVALIQAGAKAFATLDLEGDEATGANIVRVAIEAPLKQIAINAGLEGGVVAAKVSNLEPGWGLNAATGEYVDLVAAGVIDPAKVTRSALQNAASIAALFLTTEAVIADKPEKAAPAMPGGDDMGGMGF from the coding sequence ATGGCCAAGATCATCGCTTTCGATGAAGAGGCACGCCGCGGTCTCGAGCGGGGTATGAACACCCTGGCCGATGCCGTCAAGGTCACGCTGGGCCCCAAGGGCCGCAACGTCGTGCTGGAGAAGAAGTGGGGCGCGCCCACGATCACCAACGACGGCGTCTCCATCGCCAAGGAGATCGAGCTCGACGACCCCTACGAGAAGATCGGCGCCGAGCTCGTCAAGGAGGTCGCCAAGAAGACCGACGACGTCGCCGGCGACGGCACGACGACGGCGACCGTGCTGGCTCAGGCCCTGGTGCGCGAGGGTCTGCGCAACGTCGCGGCCGGCGCCAACCCGATGGCGCTCAAGCGCGGCATCGAGAAGGCCGTAGCCGCCGTGTCCGACGAGCTCCTGGCCCAGGCCAAGGACGTCGAGACCAAGGAGCAGATCGCCGCGACCGCGTCGATCAGCGCCGCCGACCCCCAGATCGGCGAGATGATCGCCGAGGCCATGGACAAGGTCGGCAAGGAAGGCGTCATCACCGTCGAGGAGAGCAACACCTTCGGCCTCGAGCTCGAGCTCACCGAGGGCATGCGCTTCGACAAGGGCTACATCAGCCACTACTTCGTCACCGACACCGAGCGGATGGAGGCCGTGCTCGAGGACCCCTACGTCCTCATCGCGAACTCCAAGATCGGGTCCATCAAGGACCTGCTGCCGCTGCTCGAGAAGGTCATGCAGTCCGGCAAGCCGCTGCTGATCATCTCCGAGGACGTCGAGGGCGAGGCCCTCAGCACCCTCGTGGTGAACAAGATCCGCGGCACCTTCAAGTCCGTGGCCGTCAAGGCCCCCGGCTTCGGCGACCGTCGCAAGGCCATGCTCGGCGACATCGCGATCCTCACCGGCGGCCAGGTCATCAGCGAGGAGGTCGGGCTCAAGCTCGACACCGCCGACCTGTCGCTGCTCGGCAAGGCCCGCAAGGTCGTCGTCACCAAGGACGAGACGACCATCGTCGAGGGTGCTGGTGACCAGGACCAGATCACCGGTCGGGTCAACCAGATCCGCGCCGAGATCGAGAAGTCGGACTCCGACTACGACCGCGAGAAGCTCCAGGAGCGCCTCGCCAAGCTCGCCGGCGGCGTCGCCGTCATCAAGGCGGGCGCGGCCACCGAGGTCGAGCTCAAGGAGCGCAAGCACCGCATCGAGGACGCCGTCCGCAACGCGAAGGCCGCCGTCGAGGAGGGCATCGTCGCCGGTGGTGGCGTGGCCCTCATCCAGGCCGGGGCCAAGGCGTTCGCCACCCTCGACCTCGAGGGTGACGAGGCGACCGGCGCGAACATCGTCCGGGTCGCCATCGAGGCGCCGCTCAAGCAGATCGCGATCAACGCCGGTCTCGAGGGCGGGGTCGTGGCCGCGAAGGTCAGCAACCTCGAGCCGGGCTGGGGCCTCAACGCCGCCACGGGCGAGTACGTCGACCTCGTGGCCGCGGGCGTCATCGACCCGGCCAAGGTGACCCGCTCGGCGCTGCAGAACGCCGCGTCGATCGCCGCGCTGTTCCTCACCACCGAGGCGGTCATCGCCGACAAGCCCGAGAAGGCCGCTCCGGCCATGCCGGGTGGCGACGACATGGGGGGCATGGGCTTCTGA